The following are encoded together in the Variovorax sp. PBS-H4 genome:
- a CDS encoding restriction endonuclease subunit S, which translates to MSIARRPEGQRDSTRQPARRATLGEVCEINPRLPKEHGLQAHSEVAFVPMAAVDEISATIAQRLVRPFGEVRKGYTPFAEGDVLFAKITPCMENGKVALARDLPGGRGFGSTEFHVLRAREDVLPEWIYFFLRQQRFRNSAKRSLTGTAGQQRVPTAYMAGAVIPVPELARQRRLVDLLGCVDSMVRLRRRGRALTELMVPALLDDMFGNPQSNPKAWPVVQLGELLDGIDSGKSPRCHDRPKTENEWGVLRLSALKNALYEESDHKTLPETEQPDPRNEVRTGDLLISRKNTLELVGTPAYVWETRGRILLPDLIFRLRLRQDAGVHPLYLWALLRAPAMRRGLQLLASGTAASMPNISKERLRTLRVMVPAAHLQEAFAQRITALHAIALQQDAALVHAKNTFAALLARAFEG; encoded by the coding sequence ATGAGCATTGCAAGGCGGCCCGAAGGCCAACGTGATTCGACAAGACAACCCGCCCGCCGGGCCACTCTGGGCGAGGTCTGCGAGATCAATCCCCGGCTTCCGAAGGAGCACGGCCTGCAGGCGCACAGCGAGGTCGCCTTCGTGCCGATGGCCGCGGTGGACGAGATCAGCGCCACCATCGCTCAGCGGTTGGTGCGGCCCTTCGGCGAGGTGAGGAAGGGCTACACCCCCTTTGCCGAGGGCGACGTCCTCTTCGCGAAGATCACGCCTTGCATGGAGAACGGCAAGGTGGCCCTCGCGCGCGACCTGCCCGGTGGCCGCGGCTTCGGCTCCACCGAGTTTCACGTGCTGCGTGCGCGCGAGGACGTGCTGCCCGAATGGATCTACTTCTTCCTGCGCCAGCAGCGTTTCCGCAACTCAGCGAAGCGCAGCCTCACCGGAACCGCCGGCCAGCAGCGCGTGCCGACCGCCTACATGGCGGGCGCTGTCATTCCGGTGCCCGAGCTTGCCCGGCAGCGCCGTCTGGTCGACCTGCTCGGCTGCGTCGACAGCATGGTCCGGTTGCGGCGCCGGGGACGGGCGCTGACCGAGCTGATGGTGCCGGCGCTGCTGGACGACATGTTCGGCAACCCGCAGAGCAATCCGAAGGCCTGGCCGGTGGTGCAGCTCGGCGAGCTGCTCGACGGCATCGACAGCGGCAAGAGCCCGCGCTGCCATGATCGGCCGAAGACCGAAAACGAATGGGGCGTACTGCGGCTGAGCGCGCTGAAGAACGCGCTCTACGAAGAGTCCGACCACAAGACGCTCCCCGAGACCGAGCAGCCGGACCCGCGCAACGAGGTGCGCACCGGCGACCTGCTGATCAGCCGCAAGAACACGCTGGAGCTGGTGGGCACGCCGGCCTACGTGTGGGAGACCCGGGGCCGGATCCTGCTGCCCGATCTGATCTTCCGGCTGCGCCTGCGCCAGGACGCCGGCGTGCATCCGCTCTACCTGTGGGCGCTGCTGCGGGCGCCGGCCATGCGAAGGGGGCTGCAGCTGCTGGCGAGCGGCACTGCCGCCTCGATGCCCAATATTTCGAAGGAGCGGCTGCGCACGCTGCGCGTGATGGTGCCGGCGGCGCACCTGCAGGAGGCGTTTGCGCAGCGGATCACGGCGCTGCATGCCATCGCGCTCCAGCAGGACGCCGCCCTGGTTCATGCGAAGAACACCTTCGCGGCGCTGCTGGCGCGCGCCTTCGAGGGCTAG
- a CDS encoding HsdM family class I SAM-dependent methyltransferase, giving the protein MPLTADMRRSIDQIRDYLFGGGYPDPVGNTEQLCFLFFFYLVQGLDTDAQARAEALGVSFRSLFDGEWELRNPANAHVPGAPEEMQQLTILHNGQACVPRSRFRWSWWSQVLSGDALVRFVRDEVFPFFAEIGEASAHDFMRGARLGIDEPTVLTQVVRLVSDLRLDQADADTKGDLFEHVLRQMKQAGELGQFRTPRHVIRTIVEMIDPKVGETVYDPAAGTAGFLVAAYNHMRLANSSPDSIVEAELEGKTHRRGMGDLLSDAQLATLQRGSFFGNDVDPKMVRLATMNLTLRGLAHVRILQRNVLTTLLDDKVKTRLGMPAEGFDVVLANPPFSGRIDKDRIVDEVKLGSTSATELLFLKYMLDSLRPGGRAAVVVPEGVLFGSTIAHRELRSQLIEQHCVEAVMSLPGGVFQPYSGVKTSVLFFRRGGGTQRVMFLHVEDDGYRLDANHDTPTESDDLPALAQAFIGREAAWARWLARDAAAEWHEKWWFADAAALRANDFGLSASRYRPMSPSQIEHQDPRTLLDELAAIEAEIEKEIETLRALLSELDL; this is encoded by the coding sequence ATGCCCCTGACTGCCGACATGCGACGGTCGATCGACCAGATTCGCGACTACCTCTTTGGCGGCGGCTATCCGGATCCCGTCGGCAACACCGAACAGCTCTGCTTCCTGTTCTTCTTCTATCTGGTCCAGGGCCTCGACACGGATGCGCAGGCGCGCGCAGAGGCGCTCGGTGTTTCGTTCCGCAGCCTGTTCGACGGCGAATGGGAGCTGCGCAATCCCGCCAACGCCCATGTGCCGGGCGCGCCCGAAGAGATGCAGCAGCTGACCATCCTGCACAACGGCCAGGCCTGCGTCCCGCGCAGCCGCTTTCGCTGGTCGTGGTGGTCGCAGGTGCTGTCGGGCGATGCACTGGTGCGCTTCGTGCGCGACGAGGTCTTCCCCTTCTTCGCGGAGATCGGCGAGGCTTCCGCCCATGACTTCATGCGCGGCGCGCGCCTGGGCATCGACGAGCCGACGGTGCTGACGCAGGTCGTGCGCCTGGTCAGCGACCTGCGGCTGGACCAGGCCGATGCCGACACCAAGGGCGACCTGTTCGAGCACGTGCTGCGCCAGATGAAGCAGGCCGGCGAGCTGGGCCAGTTCCGCACGCCGCGCCACGTGATCCGCACCATCGTCGAGATGATCGATCCGAAGGTGGGCGAGACCGTCTACGACCCCGCCGCGGGCACCGCGGGCTTCCTGGTGGCGGCCTACAACCACATGCGGCTGGCCAACTCTTCGCCCGACAGCATCGTCGAAGCGGAGCTCGAGGGCAAGACGCACCGTCGGGGCATGGGCGACCTGCTCTCGGACGCGCAGCTCGCCACGCTGCAGCGCGGCAGCTTCTTCGGCAACGATGTCGACCCGAAGATGGTGCGGCTGGCGACCATGAACCTCACGTTGCGCGGCCTGGCCCATGTGCGCATCCTGCAGCGCAATGTGCTGACCACGCTGCTCGACGACAAGGTCAAGACACGGCTGGGCATGCCCGCCGAGGGCTTTGACGTCGTGCTCGCCAATCCGCCGTTTTCGGGCCGCATCGACAAGGATCGCATCGTCGACGAGGTAAAGCTCGGCAGCACCAGCGCGACCGAGCTGCTTTTCCTCAAGTACATGCTCGACAGCCTGCGCCCCGGCGGCCGGGCCGCGGTGGTGGTGCCCGAGGGCGTGCTCTTCGGTTCCACCATCGCGCACCGCGAGTTGCGCAGCCAATTGATCGAGCAGCATTGCGTCGAGGCGGTGATGAGCCTGCCGGGCGGCGTGTTCCAGCCCTATTCAGGCGTGAAGACCTCGGTGCTCTTCTTTCGACGCGGGGGCGGCACGCAGCGCGTGATGTTCCTGCATGTCGAGGACGACGGCTACCGGCTGGACGCCAACCACGACACGCCCACCGAGTCCGACGACCTGCCCGCGCTCGCGCAGGCCTTCATCGGACGCGAGGCGGCATGGGCGCGCTGGCTGGCGCGAGACGCGGCGGCCGAATGGCACGAGAAGTGGTGGTTCGCCGATGCCGCCGCACTGCGCGCGAACGACTTCGGCCTCTCGGCCAGCCGCTACCGGCCGATGAGTCCCTCGCAGATCGAACACCAGGACCCGCGCACGCTCCTCGATGAACTGGCCGCCATAGAAGCCGAGATCGAAAAAGAGATCGAGACGCTGCGCGCCTTGCTCTCCGAGCTGGATCTGTAA
- a CDS encoding succinylglutamate desuccinylase/aspartoacylase domain-containing protein — MTATLPRLEVAQRDLSAYAQGNTGIDYVHRFESGKPGPHVLINALTHGNEICGMVAATRLLDSGVRPKIGTLTVSFAHVEAYNAFDAQKPFENRQLVHNLNRVWSDEWLDGPEDSPELRRARALRPVVAAADHILDLHSTSQDVVPFWVYPAFSRNAAVALAIGRPSVHLVMPKGLGSGTPLIQHGRHGEDEGPAGAALVAECGQHFLQATADMAVAVTFDFLAHFGLVDREASLLAPEPQRRFELLETRMVKTPEFRFVRPLVGFEVFAKDELIAIDGEEEIRAPCNHCTVLMPARVPIVGREAVYLTRPL; from the coding sequence ATGACCGCGACCCTCCCGCGCCTCGAAGTCGCCCAGCGCGATCTCTCCGCCTACGCCCAAGGCAACACCGGCATCGACTACGTCCACCGCTTCGAGTCCGGCAAGCCTGGGCCGCACGTGCTGATCAACGCGTTGACCCACGGCAACGAGATCTGCGGAATGGTGGCCGCCACCCGCCTGCTCGACAGCGGCGTGCGCCCGAAGATCGGCACTCTCACGGTGAGCTTTGCCCATGTGGAGGCGTACAACGCTTTTGACGCGCAGAAGCCTTTCGAGAACCGGCAGCTGGTGCACAACCTCAACCGCGTCTGGTCCGACGAGTGGCTGGACGGCCCGGAAGACAGCCCCGAGCTGCGCCGCGCCCGCGCGTTGCGGCCGGTCGTTGCGGCGGCGGACCACATCCTCGACCTGCACTCCACCAGCCAGGACGTGGTGCCCTTCTGGGTCTACCCCGCCTTCTCGCGCAACGCAGCAGTGGCGCTGGCGATCGGCCGGCCCTCGGTGCACCTGGTGATGCCCAAGGGCCTGGGCTCGGGCACGCCGCTGATCCAGCACGGCCGCCACGGCGAAGACGAGGGTCCGGCTGGCGCGGCGCTGGTGGCCGAGTGCGGGCAGCATTTCCTGCAGGCCACGGCGGACATGGCGGTGGCGGTGACTTTCGATTTCCTGGCTCATTTCGGCCTCGTCGACCGCGAAGCCTCTCTGCTCGCGCCCGAGCCACAGCGGCGCTTCGAGCTGCTGGAGACGCGCATGGTCAAGACGCCGGAATTCCGCTTCGTGCGGCCGCTCGTCGGCTTCGAGGTGTTCGCGAAGGACGAACTCATTGCGATCGATGGCGAGGAGGAGATCCGGGCCCCTTGCAACCATTGCACGGTGCTGATGCCGGCACGGGTGCCGATCGTGGGGCGGGAGGCGGTCTACCTGACGCGACCCTTGTAG
- a CDS encoding glutamine--tRNA ligase/YqeY domain fusion protein: MTSAADHDPAKPSNFLRHVIDNDLQQGHYAGRRWGGSPGDAAHHAQGMQDPARVRLRFPPEPNGYLHIGHAKSIWLNFELAREYGGVCHLRFDDTNPEKEEQEYVDAIRDAVKWLGYDCSLADDPARPGQPSEHVYFASNYFDFMYRAAEYLIGAGLAYVDEQSAEQIRATRGDFNTPGTDSPFRGRTTDENLARFRAMRDGQLPDGAAVLRAKIDMASPNINMRDPALYRIRRATHHNTGDKWCIYPMYTFAHPIEDALEQITHSICTLEFEDQRPFYDWLLDRLAEGGLIASPHPRQYEFARLNVTHVITSKRRLRQLVEEGHVDGWDDPRMPTLAGLRRRGYTPEALKLFCERSGVTKSGGWIDYASLEAALRDTLDPVAPRAMAVLDPVRLVITNWDESMGAGFLDECTAPVHPHHPEMGRRSFKLGREVWIERTDYEDVQPKGFFRLFPGNKVRLKYGHVIECTGGTRDGDGKLVEVQAKLVPDTKSGTPGADAIKVKGNITWVAAADAVPAEVRLYERLFAAAQPGAGEVKDELNPGSLVVAQAYVEPALATAAAGQSFQFERHGYFVPDSRHGTAGGLVFNRAAGMKDSWGK, from the coding sequence ATGACTTCCGCTGCCGACCACGACCCCGCCAAACCCAGCAATTTCCTGCGCCACGTCATCGACAACGACCTCCAACAGGGCCACTATGCCGGCCGCCGCTGGGGCGGCTCTCCCGGCGATGCGGCGCACCATGCCCAAGGCATGCAGGACCCGGCCCGCGTGCGCCTGCGCTTTCCGCCGGAGCCCAACGGCTACCTGCACATCGGCCACGCCAAGAGCATCTGGCTCAACTTCGAGCTGGCCCGCGAATACGGCGGCGTGTGCCACCTGCGCTTCGACGACACCAACCCCGAGAAGGAGGAGCAGGAATACGTCGACGCCATTCGCGACGCGGTGAAGTGGCTGGGCTACGACTGCAGCCTTGCCGACGACCCGGCACGCCCCGGCCAGCCGAGCGAGCACGTCTACTTCGCCAGCAACTACTTCGACTTCATGTACCGTGCGGCCGAATACCTCATCGGCGCCGGGCTGGCCTATGTCGACGAACAGAGCGCCGAGCAGATCCGCGCGACCCGCGGCGATTTCAACACCCCCGGCACCGACAGCCCGTTTCGCGGCCGCACGACGGACGAAAACCTCGCGCGCTTTCGCGCCATGCGCGACGGCCAGTTACCCGACGGCGCCGCCGTGCTGCGCGCGAAGATCGACATGGCCAGCCCCAACATCAACATGCGGGACCCGGCGCTCTACCGCATCCGCCGCGCGACCCACCACAACACCGGCGACAAGTGGTGCATCTACCCGATGTACACCTTTGCCCATCCCATCGAAGACGCGCTGGAGCAGATCACCCACAGCATCTGCACGCTGGAGTTCGAGGACCAGCGCCCCTTCTACGACTGGCTGCTGGACCGCCTGGCCGAGGGCGGCCTCATCGCCTCGCCGCATCCGCGCCAGTACGAGTTCGCACGCCTCAACGTCACCCACGTCATCACCAGCAAGCGCCGCCTGCGCCAACTCGTCGAGGAGGGCCACGTGGACGGCTGGGACGACCCCCGCATGCCCACCCTGGCAGGCCTGCGCCGGCGCGGCTACACGCCCGAGGCGCTGAAGCTCTTCTGCGAGCGCTCGGGCGTCACCAAGTCGGGCGGCTGGATCGACTATGCGAGCCTGGAGGCGGCGCTGCGCGACACCCTCGACCCGGTGGCACCGCGCGCCATGGCCGTGCTCGACCCGGTCCGGCTGGTCATCACCAATTGGGACGAGTCGATGGGCGCCGGCTTCCTCGACGAATGCACGGCACCCGTGCACCCGCACCATCCGGAAATGGGCAGGCGCAGCTTCAAGCTGGGCCGCGAGGTCTGGATCGAGCGCACCGATTACGAGGACGTGCAGCCCAAGGGCTTCTTCCGCCTGTTTCCCGGCAACAAGGTGCGCCTCAAGTACGGCCACGTCATCGAATGCACGGGCGGCACCCGCGATGGGGACGGCAAGCTGGTCGAGGTGCAGGCGAAGCTGGTGCCGGACACCAAGAGCGGCACGCCGGGTGCCGACGCGATCAAGGTCAAGGGCAACATCACCTGGGTGGCGGCGGCCGATGCCGTGCCGGCCGAGGTGAGGCTTTACGAGCGCCTGTTCGCCGCTGCACAGCCCGGCGCGGGCGAAGTGAAGGACGAGCTGAACCCGGGCAGCCTGGTGGTGGCGCAGGCCTATGTCGAGCCGGCGCTCGCCACGGCCGCGGCCGGCCAAAGCTTCCAGTTCGAGCGGCACGGGTACTTCGTGCCCGACAGCCGGCATGGCACAGCGGGTGGACTGGTGTTCAACCGCGCGGCCGGGATGAAGGACAGCTGGGGCAAATAA
- a CDS encoding LytR/AlgR family response regulator transcription factor, translating to MKTTALIAEDEPLLAQALRAELSAAWPELEVLATVADGHSAVREALRLLPQVLFFDIRMPGQDGLAAAAELADSWPTDEAPMPQLVFVTAYDEYAARAFDAQAIDYVLKPVQPERLRRTVARLRQTLEPRERDGPAPSAEDALAGTLSQWRQLLAAAGGGATLPGLAGAAPLKLIAASDAGSAGSTVRMVPVEEVQYFEAADKYVRVLTASREYLIRTPLKQLLPQLDAGLFWQVHRAVVVRSDAIESVHRDDSGKLHLSLRGRTEKIPVSRLYAHLFKAM from the coding sequence ATGAAGACGACTGCCCTCATTGCCGAAGACGAGCCCCTGCTGGCGCAGGCCCTGCGCGCCGAGCTGTCGGCCGCCTGGCCCGAGCTGGAGGTGCTCGCCACCGTGGCCGATGGCCACAGCGCGGTGCGCGAGGCATTGCGACTGCTGCCGCAAGTGCTGTTCTTCGACATCCGCATGCCGGGGCAGGATGGCCTGGCCGCCGCCGCGGAGCTGGCCGACAGCTGGCCCACCGACGAGGCGCCGATGCCGCAATTGGTTTTTGTGACCGCCTACGACGAATATGCCGCCCGGGCTTTCGATGCGCAGGCCATCGACTATGTGCTCAAGCCCGTGCAGCCGGAACGGCTCCGGCGCACGGTCGCGCGGCTGCGCCAGACGCTGGAGCCACGGGAGCGCGACGGTCCCGCGCCCAGCGCCGAGGATGCGCTGGCTGGCACGCTGTCGCAGTGGCGCCAGCTGCTGGCCGCAGCGGGCGGCGGTGCAACCCTTCCGGGCCTGGCGGGTGCAGCACCCCTCAAGCTGATTGCGGCCAGCGACGCGGGCAGCGCGGGCAGCACCGTTCGCATGGTGCCGGTCGAGGAGGTGCAGTACTTCGAGGCCGCCGACAAGTACGTGCGCGTGCTCACCGCTTCCCGCGAGTACCTGATCCGCACGCCGCTGAAGCAGCTGCTGCCGCAACTCGACGCCGGCTTGTTCTGGCAGGTTCACCGGGCGGTCGTCGTGCGCAGCGACGCCATCGAATCGGTGCACCGCGACGACAGCGGCAAGCTGCACCTGTCCCTGCGCGGCCGTACGGAGAAAATCCCCGTCAGCCGCCTCTACGCCCACCTCTTCAAGGCGATGTAG
- a CDS encoding sensor histidine kinase, giving the protein MNEAPARNFSPENLRHVLRHGISTAGFCCVIAVALSISGRGAWAPQFVYSLSIGLISWLVVDVGRLMLAGRDATPWPHGWRGIALVIAGIVAGFLGGNAIGDAWTGKPMLELLSLSRDKLASTAMITVAAGVVICYFYYSRGKSKYLEGEIALAQRDAADARLKLLETQLEPHMLFNTLANLRVLIATDPPRAVAMLDRLNSYLRVTLSGSRSLAHPLSAEFQRLGDYLELMSVRMGPRLAYRLELPDDLREVPVPPLLLQPLVENAIRHGLEPKVEGGEIVIGARREGRRLVVEVRDTGAGIAESAGVPAPDGGFGLSQVRERLATVYGTQGALQLASHPAGGTCATITFPLPP; this is encoded by the coding sequence GTGAACGAAGCGCCGGCACGCAACTTCTCGCCGGAAAACCTCCGGCACGTTCTGCGGCACGGCATCTCGACGGCCGGGTTCTGCTGCGTCATCGCGGTTGCGCTGTCGATCTCGGGCCGTGGCGCGTGGGCGCCGCAATTCGTCTATTCGCTCTCGATCGGGCTCATCAGCTGGCTGGTGGTCGACGTCGGCAGGCTGATGCTCGCCGGCCGCGATGCCACGCCCTGGCCGCACGGCTGGCGCGGCATCGCGCTGGTCATTGCCGGCATCGTGGCCGGCTTCCTGGGCGGCAACGCGATCGGAGACGCCTGGACCGGCAAGCCCATGCTGGAATTGCTGAGCCTCTCGCGGGACAAGCTGGCCTCCACGGCCATGATCACGGTGGCGGCCGGCGTGGTCATCTGCTACTTCTACTACAGCCGCGGCAAGAGCAAGTACCTCGAAGGCGAGATCGCGCTGGCCCAGCGCGACGCCGCGGATGCGCGCCTCAAGCTGCTGGAAACCCAGCTCGAGCCGCACATGCTGTTCAACACGCTGGCCAACCTCCGCGTGCTGATCGCCACCGATCCGCCGCGCGCCGTGGCCATGCTCGACCGCCTCAACAGCTACCTGCGCGTGACCCTCAGCGGCTCGCGCTCGCTCGCACACCCGCTGTCGGCCGAGTTCCAGCGGCTGGGCGACTACCTGGAGCTGATGTCCGTGCGCATGGGCCCGCGGCTCGCCTACCGGCTCGAGCTGCCCGATGATCTGCGCGAGGTGCCCGTGCCGCCGCTGCTGCTGCAGCCGCTGGTGGAGAACGCGATCCGCCACGGGCTGGAGCCGAAGGTCGAGGGCGGCGAGATCGTCATCGGCGCGCGGCGCGAAGGCCGGCGCCTGGTCGTCGAGGTGCGCGACACCGGTGCAGGGATCGCCGAAAGCGCCGGCGTTCCGGCCCCGGACGGAGGCTTCGGCCTCTCGCAGGTGCGGGAACGCCTGGCCACCGTCTACGGCACGCAAGGCGCGCTGCAGCTGGCATCGCACCCGGCCGGCGGCACCTGCGCCACCATCACTTTCCCGCTCCCCCCATGA
- a CDS encoding 2TM domain-containing protein, with translation MTDDLHPSTDRLERRARRRAGAKMGWYIHATVYVLVNLFLVVLASSRGQNWAMYPLLGWGLGLLIHGAVVFFVAPGGNFYDRLLERERKALRGGDRG, from the coding sequence ATGACCGACGACCTTCACCCCTCCACGGATCGCCTCGAACGCCGCGCGCGCCGCCGCGCCGGCGCCAAGATGGGCTGGTACATCCATGCCACCGTCTATGTGCTGGTCAACCTGTTCCTCGTCGTCCTGGCGAGCTCGCGGGGGCAGAACTGGGCCATGTACCCCTTGCTCGGCTGGGGCCTCGGGCTGCTGATTCACGGCGCCGTGGTGTTCTTCGTGGCACCGGGCGGCAATTTCTACGACCGTCTGCTCGAACGCGAACGCAAGGCGCTGCGCGGCGGAGACCGCGGGTGA
- a CDS encoding DUF6622 family protein produces MQMLTQILTHTPRWVFVLFALLVWLGIKQMFASSVSLVRVTVLPVAMAGLSFFGMLSAFGDSPVALLGWAGAVSVLLLTVQRWPLPAATRYNAATRTFHLPGSAAPLALMMGIFFTKYAVGVLLAMHPEVARHTGFALGIGTLYGAFSGIFAARTLRLWKLAIRNTAGALPAVGA; encoded by the coding sequence ATGCAGATGCTGACCCAGATCCTGACCCACACCCCTCGCTGGGTATTCGTGCTCTTCGCCCTGCTCGTCTGGCTGGGCATCAAGCAGATGTTCGCCAGCAGCGTGAGCCTGGTGCGCGTGACGGTGCTGCCCGTGGCCATGGCCGGGTTGTCCTTCTTCGGGATGCTCTCGGCCTTCGGCGATTCGCCGGTCGCCCTGCTTGGCTGGGCCGGCGCGGTCAGCGTGCTGCTGCTGACCGTGCAGCGCTGGCCGCTGCCGGCCGCCACGCGTTACAACGCCGCGACCCGCACCTTCCACCTGCCCGGAAGCGCCGCGCCGCTGGCGCTGATGATGGGCATCTTCTTCACGAAGTACGCCGTGGGCGTGCTGCTGGCGATGCATCCGGAAGTGGCGCGCCATACCGGCTTCGCCCTGGGCATCGGCACACTGTACGGCGCCTTCAGCGGCATCTTTGCCGCCCGCACCCTGCGCCTTTGGAAGCTGGCGATTCGCAACACCGCCGGGGCCCTGCCCGCGGTCGGCGCCTGA
- a CDS encoding efflux RND transporter periplasmic adaptor subunit, translating into MSFPTSEPPATAPLAEPPAPRPPSRRRLWLGSLAALLLVVVLGGVAWYLIKRSGEPVAGRAGFGPPGSTVGHAVARRAELPVTIDALGTVTPLATITLKPQVGGVLTEVLYTEGQAVAKGQLLARIDPRPYEQALMQAQGTRVRDEAQLEAARVTLARYRTLLTQDSIARQDVDTQAALVKQLEGTVTTDRASEAASRLNVEYTRITAPVAGRIGLRTVDPGNTVTANAATGIAVITQMNPIDVQFAVPQDRLPDIQAQLAKGVALPVRATDRTRSTTLDTGTFSTLDNVVDTSTGTVKGKARFANAQTTLFPSQFVNVQMTLRTVDAVVVPVTAVRTGPTGSYVYVINEDRTVSMRTVKRGESTVELAAISEGLEAGEKVVTEGGDRLKEGAQVVLQGDKPVAGPRPGASGPRGPRGEGRRRPPPQ; encoded by the coding sequence ATGTCCTTCCCTACTTCAGAGCCCCCAGCCACCGCCCCCCTTGCCGAACCGCCGGCGCCGCGGCCGCCTTCGCGCCGCAGGCTTTGGCTGGGGAGCCTGGCCGCGCTGCTGCTCGTGGTGGTCCTGGGCGGCGTCGCCTGGTACCTGATCAAGCGCTCGGGCGAGCCGGTCGCCGGCCGCGCCGGCTTCGGCCCGCCCGGTTCGACCGTCGGCCATGCGGTGGCGCGCCGGGCCGAACTGCCAGTCACCATCGATGCGCTCGGTACCGTGACGCCGCTGGCGACCATCACCCTGAAGCCGCAGGTCGGCGGCGTACTCACCGAGGTGCTCTACACCGAGGGGCAGGCGGTGGCAAAGGGCCAATTGCTGGCCCGCATCGATCCACGGCCCTACGAGCAGGCGCTGATGCAGGCCCAGGGCACGCGCGTGCGCGACGAGGCGCAACTGGAAGCCGCGCGCGTGACGCTGGCGCGCTACCGCACGCTGCTCACCCAGGACTCCATCGCGCGCCAGGACGTGGACACCCAGGCGGCGCTGGTCAAGCAGCTCGAAGGCACGGTGACCACCGATCGGGCCTCCGAGGCCGCGTCCAGGCTCAACGTCGAATACACGCGCATCACCGCGCCGGTGGCCGGGCGCATCGGCCTGCGCACGGTCGATCCCGGCAACACGGTGACGGCCAACGCGGCCACCGGCATCGCGGTGATCACGCAGATGAACCCGATCGACGTGCAGTTCGCCGTGCCGCAGGACCGCCTGCCCGACATCCAGGCCCAGCTCGCCAAGGGCGTGGCGCTGCCGGTCAGGGCGACGGATCGCACGCGCAGCACCACGCTGGACACCGGCACGTTCTCCACGCTCGACAACGTCGTGGACACCAGCACCGGCACCGTCAAGGGCAAGGCTCGCTTCGCCAACGCCCAGACCACGCTGTTTCCGAGCCAGTTCGTCAACGTCCAGATGACGCTGCGCACCGTCGATGCGGTGGTGGTGCCCGTGACGGCCGTGCGCACCGGGCCCACCGGGAGCTATGTCTACGTGATCAACGAGGACCGCACCGTCTCCATGCGGACGGTCAAGCGGGGCGAGTCGACGGTCGAGCTGGCAGCGATCAGCGAGGGCCTCGAGGCCGGCGAGAAGGTGGTCACCGAAGGCGGCGACCGCCTGAAGGAGGGCGCGCAGGTGGTGCTGCAGGGGGACAAGCCGGTGGCCGGCCCGCGCCCTGGCGCCTCCGGTCCGCGGGGCCCGCGCGGCGAGGGCCGGCGCCGGCCTCCGCCGCAGTGA